A DNA window from Haliovirga abyssi contains the following coding sequences:
- a CDS encoding ATP-binding protein — protein sequence MKKIFLSILFFSISVSIYSLENEYIKSLNIIKLRKLIINSMVVGAIGIIGVLFLFQYFLIKKRKSVIYFVYMCIVFSFKVILYNEKIFNDIIKIPYSDIYVVEKLTTYIIIPFFLFYLYYQYPKITNKIIAELSAYYIIIYSLIIVFIPNVIKKIEIFNQIMIILAVGYIIYMFIKACVKKLKYSKMYMIGTIIFLIGMLIDIYNYYRKIESEYIFFGMAIFLFLEVFIFFNEIRDNLKKVEWMSSDLNEKNKKLIAHVVKLHKSIEDKKKLEEANRAKNMFLANISHELRTPLNGIIGMSEILYYIKDVKDRDEKIDMILNSAKHLKSLVNQLVDIVKIEEGKIELKNIKFSLMELFEEIRMMFENEIMDKGFDMYLFVSQKIPYEIFGDYTKLKQVLINLLNNAIKFTERGTVIIFAELLEEKDGKVEVIISVKDTGTGIPKENLRKIFNAFEQGNISIAKKYEGVGLGLAISQNLVKSMGGEIDVFSEVGLGSEFKFKLFFEYSKESIKKFKINKKDTIIGVNDEFLERYIRKILSDLDLGYYIAEDYDSLEDIIENIEDESYNVFIDRDFLRKCIIENNEIFPDNSMKLYLIDKNADNEKEIEIKPIQKDIIGVFSEKNKICENKRDEIKIDNKKYIGKKALIIDDNQINIEILKEMLENINIKTKGLTTGINVVKEYLNGNYNFIFLDVQLPRKNGFEILEELKEVIVNSTKIFAVTANVSEGFKEKCMKSGFDEYISKPFNYKTILDVLEKYNKDSYYIEDKKVIHKMNDLNIPEKILKLMLETYPKEMKIMRRKLSNNEFEQVKNISHKLKSGAGNIGLKDMYGNLSKIEELCNEKDYEAIIKLVWKVENELGNLMLNNK from the coding sequence ATGAAAAAGATATTTTTAAGCATATTATTTTTTAGTATCTCTGTATCAATATATTCTTTAGAAAATGAATATATAAAAAGTTTAAATATTATTAAATTAAGGAAATTAATAATAAATAGTATGGTTGTTGGAGCAATTGGAATTATAGGAGTACTTTTTTTATTTCAATATTTTTTAATAAAAAAGAGAAAATCAGTTATATATTTTGTATATATGTGTATTGTATTTTCATTTAAAGTTATATTATATAATGAAAAAATTTTCAATGATATTATTAAAATACCTTATTCAGATATATATGTTGTAGAAAAATTAACTACATATATAATTATTCCGTTTTTTTTGTTTTACTTATATTATCAATACCCCAAAATAACCAATAAAATAATTGCAGAACTTTCTGCATATTATATAATTATTTATTCGCTAATAATAGTTTTTATACCAAATGTAATAAAAAAGATAGAAATATTTAATCAAATAATGATAATATTAGCTGTGGGATATATAATATATATGTTTATTAAAGCTTGTGTGAAAAAATTAAAATATTCAAAGATGTATATGATAGGTACAATAATATTTTTGATAGGTATGTTAATAGATATTTATAATTATTATAGAAAAATAGAATCAGAATATATTTTTTTTGGAATGGCTATATTTTTATTTTTAGAAGTATTTATATTTTTTAATGAAATTAGAGATAATTTGAAAAAAGTAGAATGGATGTCTTCTGACTTAAACGAAAAAAATAAAAAACTAATAGCGCATGTTGTGAAATTACATAAAAGTATTGAAGACAAAAAAAAGCTTGAGGAAGCGAATAGAGCTAAAAATATGTTTTTAGCAAATATAAGTCATGAACTTAGAACACCTTTAAATGGAATAATAGGTATGAGTGAAATATTATATTATATAAAAGATGTTAAAGATAGAGATGAAAAAATAGATATGATTTTAAATTCTGCGAAACATCTTAAATCTCTTGTGAATCAATTAGTGGATATAGTTAAAATAGAAGAGGGAAAAATAGAACTGAAAAATATTAAATTTTCTTTAATGGAACTATTTGAAGAGATTAGAATGATGTTTGAAAATGAAATTATGGATAAAGGGTTTGATATGTATCTATTTGTGTCACAAAAAATACCATATGAAATTTTTGGAGATTATACAAAATTAAAGCAAGTTTTGATAAATCTTTTGAATAATGCTATAAAATTTACTGAAAGGGGAACAGTAATTATTTTTGCTGAACTTTTAGAAGAGAAAGATGGAAAAGTTGAAGTGATAATAAGTGTAAAAGATACTGGAACGGGAATTCCAAAAGAAAATTTGAGGAAAATATTTAACGCATTTGAGCAAGGAAATATATCAATTGCTAAAAAATATGAAGGAGTTGGATTAGGGTTAGCTATTTCTCAAAATTTAGTAAAGAGTATGGGGGGAGAAATTGATGTTTTTTCAGAAGTGGGGTTAGGTTCAGAGTTTAAATTTAAGCTTTTTTTTGAATATTCTAAAGAGTCAATTAAAAAATTTAAGATAAATAAAAAAGATACGATAATTGGAGTGAATGATGAATTTTTAGAAAGATATATAAGAAAGATTTTATCTGACTTGGATTTAGGATATTATATAGCAGAAGATTATGATTCTTTGGAAGATATAATTGAAAATATTGAGGATGAAAGTTATAATGTTTTTATTGATAGAGATTTTTTAAGAAAATGTATAATTGAAAATAATGAGATATTTCCAGATAATAGTATGAAATTATATTTAATTGATAAAAATGCAGATAATGAAAAAGAGATTGAAATAAAACCTATTCAAAAGGATATAATTGGAGTTTTTAGTGAAAAAAATAAAATATGTGAAAATAAAAGAGATGAAATTAAAATTGATAATAAAAAATATATAGGAAAAAAAGCTTTAATTATTGATGACAATCAGATAAATATAGAGATATTGAAAGAGATGTTAGAAAATATAAATATAAAAACAAAAGGACTTACAACAGGAATAAATGTAGTAAAAGAATATTTAAATGGAAATTATAATTTTATATTTTTAGATGTTCAGCTTCCAAGAAAAAATGGATTTGAAATACTAGAAGAGCTAAAAGAAGTTATTGTAAATTCAACAAAAATATTTGCAGTAACAGCAAATGTATCTGAAGGGTTTAAAGAAAAATGTATGAAATCTGGCTTTGATGAGTATATTTCTAAACCTTTTAATTACAAAACTATTTTGGATGTTTTAGAAAAATATAATAAAGATAGCTATTATATTGAAGATAAAAAAGTGATACATAAAATGAATGATTTAAATATACCTGAGAAAATATTAAAATTAATGTTAGAGACTTATCCAAAAGAGATGAAGATAATGAGGAGGAAATTATCAAATAATGAATTTGAACAAGTAAAAAATATTTCTCACAAATTAAAAAGTGGAGCAGGGAATATAGGATTAAAAGATATGTATGGAAATTTATCAAAAATAGAAGAATTATGTAATGAAAAAGATTATGAAGCTATAATAAAGTTGGTTTGGAAGGTAGAAAATGAGTTGGGAAATTTAATGCTTAATAATAAATAA
- a CDS encoding CPBP family intramembrane glutamic endopeptidase, with protein sequence MEKKSLNKNDGFTIFGAVKFSVIVYILVIIITIIAMLFMFGIISIYNELFTKNFNFNNKILFGIIGIISEIIVLIIIYEKGYMKNISIKINKKISKEKLILLFYLVLGVLCYILIFNNTVDVLIERFLKQSILNLQNMVNEEGIVTFIFTSVTIGPIFEEVVNRGIILKKLTLKYKNSTSIIVSALIFAISHFNIAQGINAFFLGIIFAIVYLKTNSLKTVIFMHCINNLIVILIGACYADKVGIVSKINYMQLLIGMLIFISLIIIYKKNKLLKKEEIEIL encoded by the coding sequence ATGGAAAAAAAGAGCTTAAATAAAAATGATGGATTTACAATATTTGGAGCGGTTAAATTTAGTGTAATTGTATATATTTTAGTAATAATTATAACTATAATTGCAATGCTTTTTATGTTTGGAATAATAAGTATATATAATGAATTATTTACTAAAAATTTTAATTTTAATAATAAAATTTTATTTGGGATTATTGGTATCATTTCTGAAATAATAGTATTGATTATAATATACGAAAAAGGTTATATGAAAAATATTTCTATAAAAATTAATAAAAAAATTAGCAAAGAAAAATTAATATTACTTTTTTATTTAGTATTAGGAGTTTTATGTTATATATTAATTTTTAATAATACAGTTGATGTTTTAATAGAAAGATTTTTAAAACAAAGTATACTAAATTTACAGAATATGGTAAATGAAGAAGGTATAGTTACATTTATATTTACTAGCGTAACAATAGGTCCTATTTTTGAAGAAGTTGTAAATCGAGGAATAATATTAAAAAAATTAACATTAAAGTATAAAAACTCTACATCAATAATAGTTTCGGCTTTAATTTTTGCAATATCTCATTTCAATATAGCACAGGGAATAAATGCGTTCTTTTTAGGAATAATTTTTGCTATAGTTTATTTAAAAACAAACTCTTTAAAAACAGTTATATTTATGCATTGTATCAATAATTTAATTGTAATTTTGATAGGTGCATGTTATGCGGATAAAGTTGGTATAGTTTCTAAAATTAATTATATGCAACTATTAATAGGAATGTTGATTTTTATAAGTTTGATTATTATTTATAAAAAAAATAAATTATTAAAAAAAGAAGAAATTGAAATTTTATAA